The nucleotide window AACAAATTGCTTTACCTCCctgagcttcattttcctcatctgtaaaatgggaataacaattaTCTCTTACAGGGTTCCGTATGCCAGTTAGATGAAATCATGCATGTGAAATGCTTAGCCAAGTCTTGGCAcatggtgctcaataaatgttagctcttcTTACTAGAGTTGCTAGCTACCACAATCTTTTAAAACTCACTGTACTTGAATAAATACTCGAACTGGGATTCTTCAATTCAAGGAAACTTAGTGTTCTAGTAACCAAACCTCATGCACTACTTTCAAAGTTCCAGTCACTTTAGGATGAGCTTCTTCAGTTCCTATGAAAAGGTTATTCTCATCTGTTAACCCTCAATTTAGGAACTCCGGTGCACAACAGCATGCAGTGAGGCCACAGAAGAGCACAAAAGCATTTTTAAGCTTAGACAGTGGCATCAACAGTGGGGCAAACTTTATTCTCACTTGGTGAATCTGATGAAATGTCTTCTAGACTTTTGGAAGGCATTTTCCTAGCAGCACTCCTTTCCAAAGTTTTCAAGACAGGACTGGGTTCTTCTTCTGAACCTGTTACAAAACAAAATTGATGAACACTGCACGATACAAAAAAGATCCAGAAATCCAAGCTATTAATAAGCAATGGACATTGATATTGTAGGTTGAAAGGAGGCATCATGTCATAAGCttctatacttttatttataagcCTAAGAAGCACTTCTTAGAAAAAAGTAAACGTTCTCAATTCTTGGTATATCCTTTAAAAACCATTTTCCTGGTCAAGAAATCTTTGCAAGCACAAATCATAAAAAACAAGATAACCACATAAATAGAAAAGTGACTCTTAGTCGTCTACACCTCTATTTTAGGCACATGATTTGTTCTGTGCCAGACTTTGAATCTTTCCACTTCACTTCTAGCTTTTGAAGACAACCACAAAGTGGTTTTAGGAGCATTAAAACAATTAGCTGAAAACCACAGAAGGCAGGATTCAGATGCTTAACATCTGTGTATAATCAGGTACACAGATGGTATGGGTGAATTCTTCAGATCAACGAATGCAGGCTTTTTGGGATTCATGAGCTAATAAAATTTCCAACAAAATGTTGGAAAATGACACGAGGTAATCAACCTTTTATTAAGTCATTTTAAAGTTGGGGAGAGTCTATCATGTACTAAtatctttgcttatttattttttttaaaaaaagcatattagaaaaaaaagcatgttaggaccaacagaggaaaaaaagggcataatttaaaaataagaatagtccTTTAAATCAAATACATCTAATGTTACAAAAAAAATATCTCTAGCTGGTtcttaactttttcattttgacAGTGAAAACTCCATCATGGATTAACTCTGGTCTGAATATGGTCATTCATCACCGTTGTATCAATACTGCCTATAACAGTGGCTGGCAATATGCACTTCAAAAATGTTTGctaggggagcctggctggctcagctggtagagcatgtgactcttgatctcagggtcatgagttcaagccccatgttgatcatggagcctgctttaaaaaaagtctacaaaataaatcaatgatTCTATTAATAAGTCAGTGAATTTGAGATCTGCTTCTCTACATGATACTTTCCTAAAATGCATCCCAGTTCTCCCAGTACTGATTGGCATGCTAGAGCAAATGGATTCTAAGATGAATTAGATTTGGGATGCTCTGTGTTCAAATTTAAAGGTTTCCTACTACAAATCTTCTTGGAGTCTTTAATATGCTAATAATGTGCATAACTTCCCAGCATTTCCAGACATATTTGaccaagtttttttgttttgttttgttttttgtttttttaaaggagcatACTGAAGCATTAGTTGATTAAGAGCTTAGCCACAGGTCAAACATATTAGGTTACTCACCAAAATTGTGGTGCCATTATAGTCAAggttcctccctcctccaccccacccctacctgtttgttttaaaataaaaatttaggacaGAGTATATAAAACTAAATTCTACCATTTTATACCTTTTATTGACTTATAACTTTTAAAGATCTTTTCTGGGTATTGTGAGGTCATTTAatattgattatttcatttttagaaaggcTTTTTGCTGTTCAATCAGTTATGCTGATATACTATAAACAAAGCTATATACATTAGGGGCAATAATCTCCAGAGTAAGTACAAATTCACAAGCTCTCCTATGGTCAGTTTACCCTCCTCACTCATGGGGTAATTTAGTAAAATAAAGTCTATCTCACCAAGCTTAACATGCTGACTTATACTCCTGCTAAAGTGGCATTTAGAGATTGGTATTCTACTTTCCCTTTCTTAAGGGAAAGGGTAGCCCTTTCTTACCAGCAACCTTTCTTAGAGAGGCTTCAACTTGATTAATTAGGATTAAAGGTGGATCCTTtggtcagttttttaaaaaagccctaTAGTTACTTGCAAAGGAAACCAAACCTCATGAATCATCTACTCAGCAAAGCTTATTCATTCTCATCAATAGTGAGTGGAGctagaaaatgataaattttctaAACTGCTAAGAGTGACCCATACCAGCCATTGTGCAACTGTGGATAAAATGTCCCAGCCAGAGAGCATCCTTTACCCTTTTATCACTATAATTGGGGAGTTTCACATTCTTATTTGCTTCTGGGTTTCTCTGCTAAAATGCCCATGTTGATCACGATGGCAAACTGAGACAGGTCCTTTATCTTACAGCCTGGCTGAAACCAGTACCCCTGAGTCCACTTAGATGAATGTGGTAATCGATTAAGATCTTCATCCAATTGGCCAAATCAGGAGCCAAAGAAATGCAGGCCAGGAAATGCCCTCAGGTGGAATCAAGTAAAGTCATCCGACCTAAGTCACACTCTAGAGAAAGGGAAGATTCTGCAGAGAAttgaaaataagaggaaaacaccACAGGGTTCCCTTTCTGAGGGAAAGAGAGTTCCAGCCTTGCACTCTGCTTCTGGCATTTAGCCACTACTGTGGTAGGATATTCATCCTAAAAGGGAAATCTGTGCCCATTTCTCTGTGGCACTTTCTTGCCACAAATCTTACTAGAGACTTCTATGTGGATGGCCAGTtaagaaagaaattctaattaTTTCCAGGAGGAAAACTAGTTTGAATGTTTCAGAAGTATTTTCTAAACccaagaatttctttaaaaaatacttttaaaacctAAAATTCTATCGTTAATGAGAAGAAGAAGTCAGATTCTGAAACACTGCCTTGTGAGTAAAACTGTATGTAACTCACTTGATTAAAGAATGTAAGAGGAAATGTAGCTTTTTATTAAGAAAGGCTAGGTAGACCTAAAGTGATAAGAACTGACCACCATTTGGGAGTATCAAAttaatctcaattttaaaaaccatatcaTCCTTTACATCAGCATTCCCTAAATCAACTCATTAACCAACGGGTTAAGAAATTCAGAATGCTCACTGGAGGTTTTTCTCCAGCTTTCTGCATTGGAACCCACGTCTCCAGCTGAAAAATCAGAGTCAGAGaaaccttctttttcttctgttttctcttgtctCTTACATGGTGATGCCAGAATCGATTCAACGTTGCTTGTTTCTGTAGGTTTTTCTGTGTTTCCCAGGAGAGAAATGGGTTGCCTATTTCTGACCACACTAATTGCTTTAGGAGCTTCTTCTGAGCAAGGCTCCAGAGAAGCTCCTTCTCGAACACCTGTAACCTCACTTTCACTATTCCTGTCCTCTGGGGGGTTTATAGTTTCAGCGACCCCTATTTTATGTTCCATATAAAGCTGTGGGGTTCTAGAGCTCTCAACCCCACTTTCAGAACCACAAAGATCTACTGATAAATCAGTCACAGGTTCATTGCCTCCCAGCACTTCATCGCACTGGTTGACGTGAGATTTGAAAACATTACTCGTAAGCTTCATTTCAGAGGCCTCTGAGGCTGTCCAGTCACAATAGGGTACTGTCCTCAAGAAACTGGCTTTCTCGGACTGGGAAGACTCCTTCTCAGGAGTTTCTTCCTTCACTGACACCTGGAGCTGGGAAGAAGGAGCTTCAAAGGTTTCTCTAACAAGTTTCTTAAAACCAATATCAAAAGCACTCTCTGATATTGATGGAGCCTGACacttttttactgtttctttgatTTCCTCAGGATGGAATTCAGAAGCACTTTGCCTGGACACCTCAGTTCTATCTGTTAACTGTGATGGATAAAGAGCCCCTGTATCACTTTCATATTTTGAGGAGGGGGTTTCAATTGCTTCCTTCAGTAGTTTTTCTAACCCAGCACTGAGTTCTAGGAACTCTGATTTAGGTTGAATATCTGTCTCCCTTACAATTTCTGCTACTTCCTGAGTGACAGTGGAATCAGATGAAAGGTGAGTTTGTACTGATGGAGATACTGGGGCAGCTAAATAAGATCCAATGTTATGAGTTTTATCAGGAACTACATTGAAGGAATAAAATCCCCTTTTGTCTGGAACCATAATGTCCATTGCAGCCCACAATGTAGAATTTTGGGGGCTACCTGCTGCCTGTACTCCTTCAGGAAATTCTGCGTTTACTTCTCCAGGCACTACTTCCCTCTCAACTGGGGAACATGCTTCTCTAAGTAGCTTTTGTAATACAGCATTTACATCATTCAGGGCAGATTTAGGTGGAAGAATGACTTTTTCTACAGTTTCTGAAATTTCCCTTCTCGATGGTAATGCCTTATCCTGGGGAGCAAGATGAGCATCCCTGGAAGAAGGCATCTCTTGGGAAGAGTTGGCCACATCCCCAGAAGAATCTTTTCTGTAAAGACAGGAAGGTTGACCTGATGGGTGAGAACCTTCTGCAGGCATCTGATGTAAGTCCTCCATGTTGAGTTGGCACTCACCACTTTCATCTTTTGGGGGGAAAGCTTTAATTCCCAAAGTTTCTTTCCGCTTTGGAAAAGGAGCTATTTCTTTCTGATAGGCTGATGTGTTGTGactcccttctattcctttttcatAAATTCTACTACCCTCTTCAGGCTCAGAGTTGATCCTAGTAGTAACAGGCTCCAACATGATTGGCAAGGGACAGGGTGAAGTTCCAGTTGCTTCCTTCAGGAGTTTGTCTAGACCAGCAGTCCAAGTGTTCGGCTTAACCTTCAGAGGAGCTACTGTTTTATCTACATGCTCATTAATGGTCTCCTTATGTCCTTTGTCTTCTTCCTTAGTATCAGCAAAACCTGTATCTTGAGGCCATgttttatttccagaaatatcTGGTTCTGACATTTGTTTTCCATGAGCTTTTCCACCAGAAGGATGCATGGCTAGTGATGAAGCTTCTGAAAGTAGCTTCTGTAAGCTGTCATTAAAAGTGTCTTTGTAGTCTTTAGACAAAACACTCGTTTTAACGATGGCTTCTTGAATCTCGTGGTCTGAGTAATCCTTTTCTTCCTTGAACACTGGCGTAACAAACCATTTTGTATTCTTTCCCACATTTTCCTTTGATGACTCGTTTCCTGGCAAATGATGAGTAGACTTTCTGGATGATGTCAATGGAAATACGGTTTCATCTGGTAACACCTGGAGTGTGCactttgaatttaatttctctgtttcctctcttgccagaattttttttttacctggaaCCAGCCCTATTTCATGGATGTTCTTTCCTGGTGATTTAATGTCACTgaatcctttgtgtttctggcTATTAAAAGGCACCGAATATTTCTGGTTTATTGTGGTAGTATTCTTTTCAACATTATCTTCACTGTTTGGATTGGCTCCTAAGTCCCAAAACTTTCTCAAATTCTCAAATTGAGAGCGGTTATAGACCTGTTCTGTATTGGGTTCATCCACTTTTTCTTTTAGGGACATAACTTTAAAGTTGGGATTCGATTCACCAATTAGAGATTTGTCTTTCTGCAAAGGAGTAGGAGTTCCACTCCCAATATTTGAAGGATGTTGCCATGCTGGTGAAGTAATGTCCCTTTCATGATGCCAACTCTCTGCCACTGGCAATCTTTTTATAGGTTCATTTATCTTATTCTGAAATGGAGATGCTTCACCTGATTGGTCAACTGAAGGGTAATTTTTGCATGGGCCTGATATCTGGGGCCtggtttcttttgatttattcGAGGAATAAAAACTGGAGAGATAGGCTGTGTGGCCACTTTCATCTAGGACCACTTGTTTGCTAGTGACTTGATTATATTCACTCTGGCCTGTAGATAAACTGTCCATGGGCTTTACAGGCTGATACGCTTTAGCAGAAGGTTTCCCTTGACTGCATGACAGTGATGGTTCTTTATGAGTTAACGTAGCAGCAGCTTTCTCACCTTCCCAGAAAGATATTCTTTCACTaactcttttgtatttctctctttGCACCTGGTTCTTGGGAACCTCACCAGTTTCTTGTAATTGGACTTCAGGCTTCTTCCAAGATTTGTTTTTGGTAGCCTTATGTAGGGACTCAATGTTCTCTGGCTGTAAAGAAGCTTTCAGGATGTATGTATCCCcttctttgctctttctctctgctttcatgTTGTCTTTCAAACTTGGTTCTTTGACAAGTGTTGAAGAGTCAAAATTCACTTCTgactttcctctatttttttcataaacatgAAATTCAGGCTCTTCTTTACCTGAACTGCCAACATCCTTAATGTGTGGAACTTGGTCTTCTGCATCAGCTCCTTTGAGAGCACTGTAGGAATAGTTTCTGGTAGGGTGAAGTACCTGATTTCTGTCTCCTATGTTTTTTGAACTTTGGCTATAGTCCATAGTTTTACTCCCTTGATTTGGGCCATAGATTTCAAAAGGTTGCAATATGCCTGGACCTTCCTTGCCTTGTTGGGACAAATTAATAGATTTGggttttatatttacattattattttggCAATTTCCAGAAAGCAGCGTATTTCCCTTCCTGTGGAATGTTGAATCAGATTCCATAGGCATCAATTTAACTTTGGTGGATAAGAGAGCCTTTGAGCCATTTTCTTTTACATTGGTGTCATCTGTCACCAAGACAGTAGCAGTCTGTGATTCtgagtttgtttcttctttcgattctattctttggGGATGTTGGAGAGATGACTTATTGTCTTCTGAATGAGAACTTCGATTAAACCAGTCTAGGACTTTAGATATGGAATCATCAGTTGTCTTCCTTATCTCAGTGGCAAATGGACCAGAGTGTGAGGAGGTCCTAGCTTTTAGAGCCTTGAGAAGTGGGGGCTTACCTTGCTGATGGTCTCTAGAACTGTGATCTGGCACCTGAAATGGCTCAGGCTCAACACTAGACAGTCCATCTGCAACACAGAAATGCTTTTCTAAATAAGGAAAGAGAATGCTTAAAGAATTATTACTCAATCACtcacattactttttaaagaggCACTTTGTATTTACACTTTCCACACCACTAGCTGTTTATATCAGCATTTTTCATGCTATAATATAAACCATCCTAATTAAGATTCTACCAGAGTTGCTCTACAACAGTAAAGGAAGGTAAATGAAGATTCCTGAAACATGAGGTATAGACCCAATTGAGAAATTCCTTTGAAGTCTCTGACTTATTCTGAAAATtcatatgggggtgcctggctggcttggtcagtagagcacgcaactcttgatctcagggtcatgagttcaagcctcacatggggtatagagcttacttaaaaaaaaaaagttcatgtggATTTTGTATTCtgatctatgttttttttttaagattttatttattttgagagagagcatgtgcacatgtgtgcacacaaacatgcactaatagggagaagcagagggacagggagagagaatcccaagccaactccatctgagcatagagcccaacatgaggctggatctcatgagcccaagatcatgacctcagcagaaacctagagttggatgcttaactgattgagccacccaggcacctatgatccatgttaattttaaatattttttttctactctcaAATCCATTCATAAAACAAACACTCTAGGAAGATACATCATGTTGATTTTATGATTCCACCCATCCATTGGCATACTCATAAATATTAGAGGGGTTTACACCAAGTTTGAGGAACATGGACCAAGGAGATTTCAGGAATTAGGAAAAGAACTTTTTGGAGCTCCCTCCAGAACATTAGCTTGGTGCAATGAGGATATTTGTATTCCTGGGCCTTAGTCTTGATACATTAACCAGAATCTCTGAAGAGAGATCTAGGAATCTTTACTAAAAGCTATCCCAGTGATTGTTCTGCATGCTAG belongs to Canis lupus baileyi chromosome 23, mCanLup2.hap1, whole genome shotgun sequence and includes:
- the SYTL2 gene encoding synaptotagmin-like protein 2 isoform X4, whose protein sequence is MPERHCIPARMVNPASTVIDTRENTRKSTVSPAKQRKNPFNSSKLPEDHLSQQTKGETSKNGKAGFSQTSKEGELSEAKEKSPIPDISSQNLEKPKQTFPGPENGSPIKAPIPKARRMLHKSQELKQDDKQSFPRQGTDSLSTRGAPKGILKRNSSSSSTDSETVRFHQNFEPKSKIVSPGLTIHERLSEKEHSLEDDSSSHSPEPLKHVRFSAVKDELPQIPGLSHGREVGEFSVLESDRLKNGTEDNVDVDEFWNDAKPSQSRKPLPLHQSASSPSASENETHQLVTSGSFPISEHQSPSEVLTARPESIENPPTINEQKAKSSELSRLESELSKSPADGLSSVEPEPFQVPDHSSRDHQQGKPPLLKALKARTSSHSGPFATEIRKTTDDSISKVLDWFNRSSHSEDNKSSLQHPQRIESKEETNSESQTATVLVTDDTNVKENGSKALLSTKVKLMPMESDSTFHRKGNTLLSGNCQNNNVNIKPKSINLSQQGKEGPGILQPFEIYGPNQGSKTMDYSQSSKNIGDRNQVLHPTRNYSYSALKGADAEDQVPHIKDVGSSGKEEPEFHVYEKNRGKSEVNFDSSTLVKEPSLKDNMKAERKSKEGDTYILKASLQPENIESLHKATKNKSWKKPEVQLQETGEVPKNQVQREKYKRVSERISFWEGEKAAATLTHKEPSLSCSQGKPSAKAYQPVKPMDSLSTGQSEYNQVTSKQVVLDESGHTAYLSSFYSSNKSKETRPQISGPCKNYPSVDQSGEASPFQNKINEPIKRLPVAESWHHERDITSPAWQHPSNIGSGTPTPLQKDKSLIGESNPNFKVMSLKEKVDEPNTEQVYNRSQFENLRKFWDLGANPNSEDNVEKNTTTINQKYSVPFNSQKHKGFSDIKSPGKNIHEIGLVPGKKKILAREETEKLNSKCTLQVLPDETVFPLTSSRKSTHHLPGNESSKENVGKNTKWFVTPVFKEEKDYSDHEIQEAIVKTSVLSKDYKDTFNDSLQKLLSEASSLAMHPSGGKAHGKQMSEPDISGNKTWPQDTGFADTKEEDKGHKETINEHVDKTVAPLKVKPNTWTAGLDKLLKEATGTSPCPLPIMLEPVTTRINSEPEEGSRIYEKGIEGSHNTSAYQKEIAPFPKRKETLGIKAFPPKDESGECQLNMEDLHQMPAEGSHPSGQPSCLYRKDSSGDVANSSQEMPSSRDAHLAPQDKALPSRREISETVEKVILPPKSALNDVNAVLQKLLREACSPVEREVVPGEVNAEFPEGVQAAGSPQNSTLWAAMDIMVPDKRGFYSFNVVPDKTHNIGSYLAAPVSPSVQTHLSSDSTVTQEVAEIVRETDIQPKSEFLELSAGLEKLLKEAIETPSSKYESDTGALYPSQLTDRTEVSRQSASEFHPEEIKETVKKCQAPSISESAFDIGFKKLVRETFEAPSSQLQVSVKEETPEKESSQSEKASFLRTVPYCDWTASEASEMKLTSNVFKSHVNQCDEVLGGNEPVTDLSVDLCGSESGVESSRTPQLYMEHKIGVAETINPPEDRNSESEVTGVREGASLEPCSEEAPKAISVVRNRQPISLLGNTEKPTETSNVESILASPCKRQEKTEEKEGFSDSDFSAGDVGSNAESWRKTSSSEEEPSPVLKTLERSAARKMPSKSLEDISSDSPNQAKVDNLPEELVRSAEDDQKADQEPDTNECIPGISTVPSQPDNPFSHPDKLKRMSKSVPAFLQDESDDRETDTASESSYQLSRHKKSPSSLTNLSSSSGMTSLSSVSGSVMSVYSGDFGNLEVKGNIQFAIDYVDSLKELHVFVAQCKDLAAADIKKQRSDPYVKTYLLPDKGKMGKKKTLVVKKTLNPVYNEILRYKIEKQILKTQKLNVSVWHRDTFKRNSFLGEVELDLETWDWDNKQNKQLKWYPLKRKTAPVPLEAENRGEMKLALQYVPEPTPGKKLPTTGEVHIWVKECLDLPQLRGSHLNSFVKCIILPDTSRKSRQKTRAVGKTTNPVFNHTMVYDGFRPEDLTEACVELTVWDHHKLTNQFLGGLRIGFGTGKSYGTEVDWMDSTSEEVALWEKMVNSPNTWIEATLPLRMLLIAKISK